Within Rothia sp. ZJ932, the genomic segment TTTCAGCTTCTTACCAGCAGTGGACGCGGCCGTCACCGCAGCTTGCACATCGGCAATTGATCGGGGAGTGAGCACCTGATCGGTGGTGAAAGTGTGCTGGTGTCCCCAGGTCGACCAGGTATGTTTTTCGCTCACAATAACTCCTTGAAACTGCGTTTGAGGTGCCTGTAGCAGGTGAACCTTTTCTTGTTTCTATTGTGACATTCTTAGCGCCAGATGAACTGTTGGCAGGGCAAAAACAGGGCAATCGCGGTTCCATAAGGGTTGCTGGGAGTATGCGGGGTATACAATCACAATCCGATAAAAAGGGTTTTGACGGGGGCGCTGTTGTGCTGAAATGGGTTTAAAGAGAAAAGTTTTCGATTAACCGTAAAGCGCGGTGCTGGAAGTGTTATTTGCAGCGCTGCAATGAAAGGGGAATCCCCGATGACTATTTTAACTCGAACCAAGGTCTTGAAGACTGCTGCAGCAGCGGTGGGTGTCGCGTCCGCTCTGACTGCTGGACTCATTGCCCCCGCTCACGCGGTAGAGCCGGTCGAGAACCCGGCAGTCAGCTCGCCTGCTGCAGCCCAGCCAACCGGTAACGCTTACTACCAGCCTTTCGACGGTGGGGTGCATGTAAGGCATGATTTTCTGGGAACCCACACCGTTCGGGGCGGAATTTTCGCGGCATGGCACACCAACCACTCCCTCACCGCCCGCGGTGCCAGCCAAGTCTCTGACCTCATGCCTACCACCAACGAAACCCCTATTGCTGGAGGTTTCCAGCAAGCCTTTGGTCTAGCCAATCAGGGCCGCGGCTACTACTTCTGGAGCGAGGCAACCGGCGCCCACTTCGTTGATCTCGATACCGCAGCCGGTCAGTTTTACATCAAAAACGGCGGCCCCCAAGAACTGGGCTTCCCCACCGGCGAGGTTGTCACCGTTGATGGTGTGAGCGTCCTACCCACACAGTACGGCGCTTTCACCGCCACCTTCAAAGACGGTGCAGCGATCGCCCAGTTCATACCCAACCCGGCGGGTAACTAAGCACGTCATCACCCGGTGCTCAAACGCTGTTCAACTCCACCGAAATATTCAGTCACACCGGGGCGCAGGTGTGTTCTAAGTCAACAAACAGGACTACACTTGAAAGTAGAAAGCCCCCGGTGCTCACGGGTAAAGGCGCTCGCACCGGGCAGAAGTCCTCTTATAGAAGGAGCCCTAGCCATGACCGCTGAATCTCACGAATCCTTTGGCGTACAAGCCGTAAGAAACCGCACTAACGAGGCTGACTTAGCCAATATCTCCGGTGAAATCATCGTTGGTCTTGACGGTTCAGAGCAGAGCTACGGCGGACTTCTATGGGCAGCCCACGAGGCGAAGCTACGCCAGGTGCCCCTGCGTATTGTGACTGCTTACTCCCTGCCAGTATTTACCGGTAGCGGCTTCGACTCAGGCTACACCGTTGTTGATGAAGAAGTACTTGAAGAGGGCGTCGCGCAGATTCTCGATGAAGCCCAGAAGCGCCTTGTCGCTCTCGCCGATGAGGTTGAGCTGCGCACCAGCGTCCAAACCGGCGATGCTTCAGTGATTTTGCTGGAACTCTCTAAGAGAGCTGAGCTGATGGTTGTCGGTTCTCG encodes:
- a CDS encoding LGFP repeat-containing protein; translated protein: MTILTRTKVLKTAAAAVGVASALTAGLIAPAHAVEPVENPAVSSPAAAQPTGNAYYQPFDGGVHVRHDFLGTHTVRGGIFAAWHTNHSLTARGASQVSDLMPTTNETPIAGGFQQAFGLANQGRGYYFWSEATGAHFVDLDTAAGQFYIKNGGPQELGFPTGEVVTVDGVSVLPTQYGAFTATFKDGAAIAQFIPNPAGN